A window of Sulfurimonas gotlandica GD1 contains these coding sequences:
- the pstB gene encoding phosphate ABC transporter ATP-binding protein PstB, protein MATIVDITEEKALEVKDFQFTYASADAPSIKTLNMPIAKNNITALIGPSGCGKTTLLRSFNRIHDLYPGNKYDGEIIFKDRNILTSKEDLISLRIQIGMIFQKPTAFPMSIFDNVAYGMRLQGIKNKTELQDRVEKALKDAAVWKETKDRLKHDANGLSGGQQQRLCIARAVAVEPEVLLFDEPTSALDPISTAGIEELIVELKDRVSIIIVTHNMQQAARVSDYTGFMYLGELIELGRTEELFVTPKEKLTEEYITGKFG, encoded by the coding sequence ATGGCTACGATTGTAGATATAACAGAAGAAAAAGCACTGGAAGTTAAAGACTTTCAATTCACTTATGCATCTGCTGATGCTCCAAGTATTAAAACACTAAATATGCCTATTGCTAAAAATAACATTACGGCACTAATCGGGCCTTCAGGTTGTGGCAAAACCACACTTCTTAGAAGTTTTAATCGTATACATGATTTATATCCTGGGAATAAATATGATGGTGAAATTATATTTAAAGATAGAAATATATTAACTTCTAAAGAAGATCTTATAAGCCTTAGAATCCAAATAGGTATGATTTTCCAAAAACCTACTGCCTTCCCTATGAGCATATTTGATAATGTTGCCTATGGTATGAGGCTTCAAGGTATTAAAAACAAAACAGAGCTTCAAGACAGAGTTGAGAAAGCTTTAAAAGATGCAGCTGTATGGAAAGAGACTAAAGATAGACTTAAGCATGATGCAAACGGCCTATCAGGCGGTCAACAACAGAGACTATGTATTGCAAGAGCTGTAGCAGTAGAGCCGGAAGTTTTACTATTTGATGAACCTACTTCTGCACTTGATCCGATTTCAACTGCCGGTATAGAGGAGTTAATCGTTGAACTTAAAGATCGTGTTTCTATTATTATAGTAACTCACAATATGCAGCAAGCAGCAAGAGTAAGTGACTACACTGGTTTTATGTATCTTGGTGAGTTAATAGAACTTGGTCGCACAGAAGAGCTTTTCGTAACACCAAAAGAGAAGTTAACTGAAGAGTATATTACAGGAAAATTTGGTTGA
- the pstA gene encoding phosphate ABC transporter permease PstA: MTHTKKRIIINNIVMVLSTLSALIGIGFLFWILGVLIINGVDALTWSIFTQEGAPPGNAEGGLKHALIGQLMIVGVATLVGVPLGIMAGTYLSEYGQKSKLSEAIRDISDIMMSAPSIVIGAFVYAIIVAPMGHFSGWAGSIALTIIMLPIILRTTDDMLQLVPSTLREAAFALGAPKYKVIIQVVYRGAKAGILTGILLGVARVAGETAPLLFTSFNDNFLNTDMNAPVASLTVTMYNYATSPYEDWQKLGWAAAFILSMFILSLNIIGRLFIMKKKGK; this comes from the coding sequence ATGACTCATACTAAAAAAAGAATTATTATAAATAATATTGTTATGGTCTTATCTACGCTGTCAGCTCTGATTGGAATTGGATTTTTATTTTGGATTTTAGGTGTTTTAATCATAAACGGTGTTGATGCACTTACATGGAGTATTTTTACTCAAGAAGGTGCACCTCCTGGCAACGCAGAAGGTGGTTTAAAACATGCACTGATTGGACAGTTAATGATTGTTGGAGTAGCTACACTTGTTGGTGTTCCTTTAGGTATTATGGCGGGGACATATCTTAGTGAATATGGTCAAAAGTCAAAACTCTCTGAGGCTATACGTGATATCTCAGACATTATGATGTCTGCTCCGAGTATTGTTATCGGAGCTTTTGTTTATGCAATCATTGTTGCACCTATGGGTCACTTTAGCGGTTGGGCAGGTTCAATTGCTCTGACTATTATAATGTTGCCTATCATTCTTAGAACTACTGATGACATGTTACAGCTTGTTCCATCAACGCTAAGAGAAGCTGCTTTTGCACTTGGTGCTCCTAAATACAAAGTTATTATACAGGTAGTTTATCGTGGAGCAAAGGCTGGAATACTTACAGGTATTTTACTTGGTGTGGCTCGTGTTGCAGGTGAAACTGCTCCACTACTCTTTACATCATTTAATGACAATTTTTTAAATACAGATATGAATGCGCCTGTAGCATCTCTGACTGTAACAATGTACAACTATGCAACTAGTCCATATGAAGATTGGCAAAAACTTGGATGGGCTGCAGCATTTATTTTAAGTATGTTTATTTTATCTCTAAACATAATTGGACGACTATTTATTATGAAGAAAAAAGGAAAGTAA
- the pstC gene encoding phosphate ABC transporter permease subunit PstC encodes MSIIIDKLFANATKIIAIAILLIVAWIFVVLFQHSIESINAFGFDFITDTKWAPNLEKFGALPAIYGSVVSTFLAMILAVPLAIGVAIFLSELAPAKFKAPVGVSIELLAAIPSVIYGMWGLFYFVPIVRDVFGGIGISMLTAGIVLSIMILPFMAAVTRDAMNTTPDILKESAYALGGTKWDVIKDIIIPYAKAGIIGSFILALGRAIGETMAVTFVMGNVHKISADLTQPATSIPVTLANEFTEADTELYYSSLFELSLLLLVISFTIISVAKFYFLRRKRLV; translated from the coding sequence ATGAGCATAATAATAGATAAACTTTTTGCTAACGCTACAAAAATAATCGCTATTGCTATACTTCTTATTGTTGCATGGATTTTTGTAGTTTTATTTCAACACTCCATCGAGTCAATTAACGCTTTTGGCTTTGACTTTATAACTGACACAAAATGGGCACCGAATTTAGAAAAATTTGGAGCACTTCCTGCTATTTACGGTTCTGTTGTCTCAACGTTTCTAGCAATGATTTTAGCGGTTCCACTAGCTATTGGGGTGGCAATATTCTTAAGTGAGTTGGCACCTGCGAAGTTTAAAGCACCAGTTGGTGTATCAATAGAGCTTCTTGCTGCTATTCCATCTGTTATCTACGGAATGTGGGGACTTTTTTATTTTGTGCCTATCGTTCGTGATGTTTTTGGAGGTATAGGAATAAGTATGTTAACAGCTGGTATCGTACTTTCAATCATGATTCTTCCATTTATGGCAGCAGTAACAAGAGATGCTATGAATACAACACCAGATATATTAAAAGAGTCTGCTTATGCACTTGGTGGAACCAAATGGGATGTTATAAAAGACATTATCATCCCATACGCTAAAGCCGGAATTATAGGTTCATTTATCTTAGCTCTTGGTCGTGCAATCGGAGAGACTATGGCTGTAACATTTGTAATGGGTAATGTGCATAAAATATCTGCAGATTTAACACAACCTGCGACTTCGATTCCGGTAACACTTGCAAATGAGTTTACTGAAGCAGATACTGAGCTTTACTACTCATCTTTGTTTGAGTTGTCACTTTTACTTCTTGTAATTAGTTTTACCATTATCTCAGTTGCAAAGTTTTACTTCCTTAGAAGAAAAAGGTTAGTCTAA
- a CDS encoding inorganic phosphate transporter, which produces MEIQTVKKMEKEALKGSGIDFMRLGFALFFMVAVLAYSFLSLGSVPNSMFLAIAALFGAYMAMNIGANDVANNVGPAVGSKALTMGGAIVIAAIFEAGGAFIAGGDVVKTIKKGIIDINAFGGNVDPFIWAMMAALLAAALWLNFATAMKAPVSTTHSIVGGVMGAGIAAAGFSIVDWGTMAKIASSWIISPVLGGVIAATFLFAIKKTMVYKEDKITAAKIWVPIFVAIMSWAFVTYLTLKGLKKIWPSIVDVLSFLPDEKKPSFIVAAIFGLIIAAIVYFIVKKTVTARAAKLDNTRAGINLLFTVPLIFAAALLSFAHGANDVANAIGPLAAISDAVTTGGISAKAGIPFWVMAVGALGIAIGLALYGPKLIKTVGGEITELDQMRAFSVAMAASITVIIASQLGLPVSSTHIAIGGIFGVGFLREYLVSTNQEEILHQEELSIEDEKKVLKAYTSERKTLEDKSDKTKDDYERIVNLYKMIDEEENKIKSSKKHIKSVEKVKYVKRDAVKKIIAAWIITVPAAALLSAAIFFMIKGIVL; this is translated from the coding sequence ATGGAAATTCAGACAGTTAAGAAGATGGAAAAAGAGGCGCTTAAGGGCAGCGGTATAGATTTTATGAGACTTGGGTTCGCACTCTTTTTTATGGTGGCAGTTCTTGCTTACAGCTTCTTGAGTCTGGGTAGTGTTCCAAATAGTATGTTTCTAGCTATTGCAGCGCTCTTTGGAGCGTATATGGCAATGAACATCGGAGCTAACGATGTTGCCAACAACGTTGGACCAGCTGTTGGTTCAAAAGCTCTTACTATGGGTGGAGCGATAGTTATTGCTGCTATTTTTGAAGCTGGTGGTGCCTTTATCGCCGGTGGTGATGTTGTAAAAACAATCAAAAAAGGTATTATTGATATAAATGCATTTGGTGGAAATGTAGATCCATTCATCTGGGCGATGATGGCTGCACTTTTAGCAGCTGCATTATGGCTAAACTTTGCAACTGCGATGAAAGCACCGGTTTCAACTACACACTCAATCGTTGGTGGTGTTATGGGTGCTGGTATTGCGGCAGCAGGGTTTAGTATAGTTGACTGGGGTACAATGGCAAAAATTGCATCTTCATGGATTATCTCACCTGTTTTAGGTGGTGTGATTGCTGCAACATTTTTGTTTGCTATTAAAAAGACAATGGTCTATAAAGAAGATAAAATAACCGCAGCCAAGATATGGGTGCCTATCTTTGTAGCCATTATGTCATGGGCATTTGTTACTTACTTAACTTTAAAAGGTCTTAAAAAGATTTGGCCTTCGATTGTTGATGTCTTGTCTTTTCTTCCAGATGAGAAAAAACCTTCATTTATTGTTGCAGCAATTTTTGGATTAATCATTGCAGCAATTGTCTACTTCATAGTTAAAAAAACTGTCACAGCCAGAGCTGCTAAACTTGATAACACTAGAGCTGGAATAAATTTACTTTTTACAGTACCTCTTATTTTTGCAGCGGCACTATTAAGTTTTGCTCATGGAGCAAATGATGTTGCAAATGCAATTGGACCATTAGCTGCGATCAGTGATGCTGTTACTACAGGTGGCATCTCTGCTAAAGCCGGAATACCTTTTTGGGTAATGGCAGTAGGAGCTTTAGGTATTGCAATTGGACTAGCTCTTTATGGACCAAAACTGATTAAAACTGTAGGTGGTGAGATAACAGAACTTGATCAGATGAGAGCATTTTCAGTAGCAATGGCTGCTTCTATAACGGTGATTATAGCTTCACAGCTTGGTCTTCCTGTTTCTTCTACTCATATTGCTATTGGTGGTATATTTGGTGTTGGTTTTTTAAGAGAGTATCTGGTTTCAACTAATCAAGAAGAGATTTTACACCAAGAGGAATTAAGTATTGAAGATGAGAAAAAAGTTTTAAAAGCATATACTAGTGAGAGAAAAACATTAGAAGATAAGAGTGATAAAACTAAAGATGATTATGAGAGAATTGTTAATCTATATAAAATGATTGATGAAGAAGAGAATAAGATTAAATCATCTAAAAAACATATTAAAAGCGTAGAAAAAGTTAAATACGTAAAAAGAGATGCAGTTAAGAAAATTATAGCAGCTTGGATAATAACAGTTCCTGCAGCCGCTCTTTTATCTGCAGCAATATTTTTTATGATTAAAGGAATTGTGCTTTAA
- a CDS encoding Na/Pi cotransporter family protein, with translation MLKKILLPTILVILAYGFWISPDFKEIAAGVAIFLFGMLTLEEGFKAFSGGTLEKILKKSTDKLYKSISFGFVATAIMQSSSLVSVLTISFIGAGLIGLTQGIGIILGANIGTTTGAWLMAGFGLKVKISAYAMPMLAFGVILIFQKAKSLKGIGYILAGLGFLFLGIHYMKDGFEAFKNTVDLASFSVDGFKGLLIFVGVGILATVVMQSSHATIVLILAALSVGQITYENALALTIGANIGTTITAVIGSLSSNIDGKRLAGAHFIFNVVTALVAIAFMNQIMQFVAIISDSIGIASDNHTLRLAVFDSFFKIMGVIMFIPFIDKLVKFLNNTLKSSTLESDAGSDNAKYLNDSVLGLSATSMAAIVRETKHLYENAFEIITHGLNIKRHNIVSSMPLEEVVQEEYSKEAIDIDDFYNRRIKGIYGEIIDFSTRAQSQMEPEDIEILYKLKLANRDIVEAVKDTKHLQKNLVKYSKSTNEHIKMQYNTMRKDLAELLRNINIIATTDEEDIILMLLSKAKLHIEKYDIIANGTLDNLIRKGLITNEMATSLMNDSAYAYNISKHLIAMANVIFIDNNNDMKNIGEEMLISDDEVTSILEKKEST, from the coding sequence ATGTTAAAGAAAATATTATTACCGACAATTTTAGTCATTCTTGCTTACGGCTTTTGGATTAGCCCAGATTTTAAAGAGATAGCAGCCGGTGTTGCTATCTTTTTATTTGGTATGTTAACTTTAGAGGAAGGTTTTAAAGCTTTTTCTGGTGGTACTTTAGAAAAGATTTTAAAAAAATCTACAGATAAACTTTATAAAAGCATTAGTTTTGGATTTGTAGCTACGGCGATAATGCAATCAAGTTCTTTGGTCTCAGTTTTAACTATATCATTTATAGGAGCAGGACTAATTGGTCTTACTCAGGGTATTGGAATAATCTTGGGTGCCAATATCGGAACAACAACCGGTGCTTGGTTAATGGCCGGATTTGGTTTGAAAGTAAAAATATCAGCTTATGCAATGCCAATGCTTGCCTTTGGTGTGATACTGATTTTCCAAAAAGCTAAATCTTTAAAAGGTATAGGGTATATATTAGCGGGACTTGGATTTTTATTTTTAGGTATCCATTATATGAAAGATGGATTTGAAGCATTTAAAAACACGGTTGATTTAGCAAGTTTTTCAGTTGATGGTTTTAAAGGTCTACTTATTTTTGTAGGAGTGGGTATTTTAGCAACTGTAGTTATGCAATCCTCACATGCTACTATAGTTCTTATTCTTGCTGCTTTATCTGTTGGTCAAATAACATATGAAAATGCTCTAGCGCTTACAATTGGTGCAAACATAGGTACAACTATTACTGCCGTTATTGGTTCATTGAGCTCAAATATAGATGGTAAACGACTCGCAGGAGCGCATTTTATTTTTAACGTAGTGACTGCTCTAGTAGCTATTGCTTTTATGAATCAAATAATGCAATTTGTAGCGATTATAAGTGATTCGATAGGAATAGCTAGCGACAATCACACACTTAGACTTGCAGTTTTTGACAGTTTCTTTAAAATAATGGGTGTGATTATGTTTATACCATTTATTGATAAGCTTGTGAAATTTCTTAATAATACACTTAAATCAAGTACATTAGAATCAGATGCAGGTTCGGATAATGCTAAATACTTAAATGATTCAGTATTAGGACTTTCAGCAACTTCTATGGCAGCTATTGTTAGAGAGACAAAGCATCTGTATGAAAATGCATTTGAGATTATCACTCACGGATTGAATATAAAAAGACATAATATAGTCTCGTCTATGCCATTGGAAGAGGTTGTGCAAGAAGAGTATTCTAAAGAAGCAATCGACATTGATGATTTTTATAATAGAAGAATAAAAGGTATATATGGCGAGATTATAGATTTTTCTACTAGAGCCCAGTCTCAAATGGAACCAGAAGATATTGAGATTCTTTACAAATTAAAGCTTGCTAATAGAGATATAGTAGAAGCTGTAAAAGACACAAAACATTTACAAAAGAATTTAGTCAAATATTCAAAAAGTACGAATGAGCATATAAAAATGCAATACAATACTATGAGAAAAGATTTGGCAGAACTTTTGAGAAATATCAATATTATTGCAACAACAGATGAAGAAGATATCATACTTATGTTACTTTCAAAAGCTAAACTGCATATTGAAAAGTATGACATTATTGCTAATGGTACACTGGATAACCTCATTAGAAAAGGTTTGATTACAAATGAGATGGCTACTTCATTGATGAATGACAGCGCTTACGCTTATAATATAAGTAAACATCTTATAGCTATGGCAAATGTGATATTTATTGATAATAATAATGATATGAAAAACATTGGTGAAGAGATGCTTATCAGTGATGATGAAGTTACTTCAATCTTAGAAAAAAAGGAGAGTACATGA
- the ppk2 gene encoding polyphosphate kinase 2 encodes MAAKETNMFDVDGKQVTLDELIKEYKKSKNQKIIRSKAEIKRNDEQKLKPYQAELIKLQKYLEDTSQKMIILFEGRDAAGKGGTIRRVTRYMDEKHYRVVALGKPTEEQKTQWFYQKYIQHFPRGGEIVLFDRSWYNRAMVESVFDFCTKKEFDDFMNGVKGFENDLVRQGTILVKLYYSVTKDEQARRFSRRKNDPLRQWKLSEIDLQAQERWDDFTTTKYNMIKQTHSHSAPWTIIRSKDKQLARLESLKVILNAVDYEGRDEHLNYSLNPAVVISGAREIEIMDAQITSTGKFIG; translated from the coding sequence ATGGCAGCAAAAGAGACAAATATGTTTGACGTAGATGGAAAACAGGTTACACTTGACGAGTTGATAAAAGAATATAAAAAATCAAAAAATCAAAAAATTATAAGAAGTAAGGCAGAAATTAAGAGAAATGATGAGCAGAAGCTCAAGCCTTACCAAGCAGAACTTATTAAACTTCAAAAATATTTAGAAGACACTTCACAAAAAATGATTATACTTTTTGAAGGTCGTGATGCTGCTGGAAAAGGTGGAACCATAAGAAGAGTTACGAGATATATGGATGAAAAACATTATCGTGTAGTTGCACTTGGAAAACCTACAGAGGAGCAAAAAACTCAATGGTTTTACCAAAAATATATTCAACACTTTCCAAGAGGTGGTGAGATAGTTCTTTTTGATAGAAGTTGGTATAACAGAGCAATGGTAGAGTCTGTTTTTGATTTTTGTACTAAAAAAGAGTTTGATGACTTTATGAATGGCGTAAAAGGGTTTGAAAATGATCTTGTTCGTCAAGGAACAATACTTGTAAAACTATACTATAGTGTAACAAAAGATGAACAGGCAAGAAGATTCTCCAGACGTAAAAATGATCCACTAAGACAGTGGAAACTTAGTGAGATAGATTTACAGGCTCAAGAGAGATGGGATGACTTCACAACTACAAAATACAATATGATAAAGCAGACTCACTCTCACAGTGCTCCTTGGACAATTATAAGATCAAAAGACAAACAACTAGCAAGACTAGAATCTTTAAAAGTAATACTTAATGCTGTTGATTATGAAGGCCGTGATGAGCATTTGAATTATTCACTAAATCCAGCTGTTGTAATATCGGGAGCTAGAGAGATTGAGATAATGGACGCACAAATTACAAGTACAGGTAAATTTATAGGATAA
- the ppk2 gene encoding polyphosphate kinase 2 gives MSKKEIRKEEDRRKLDRDRREKKKDGKVRIWVKAETLEYEDELSKLQVELLKFQNHVKEQGLKILMIFEGRDAAGKGGTIKRITEHLNPRGARVVALEKPSDQERTQWYFQRYVKHLPSAGEIVLFDRSWYNRSMVEPVMGFCTEREHHKFLKDAPKFEQMIVDEDIQIFKFYFSVSKDEQEKRFKARETDPLKQYKLSPVDKESQKLWNEYSLAKYMMLSATHVESAPWTIVKSDDKKKARINCIKHILNFVDYPDKISNKNIKVDGDIIVYGRDEAISMEKMFKFSEKK, from the coding sequence ATGTCAAAAAAAGAGATAAGAAAAGAAGAAGATAGAAGAAAGCTTGACCGAGACAGAAGAGAAAAAAAGAAAGATGGTAAAGTTAGAATATGGGTTAAAGCAGAAACACTGGAGTATGAAGATGAACTCTCAAAGCTACAGGTAGAACTTTTAAAATTCCAAAACCATGTAAAAGAACAAGGACTCAAAATCTTGATGATTTTTGAAGGTCGTGACGCTGCTGGCAAGGGTGGAACTATTAAAAGAATTACTGAGCATCTAAACCCAAGGGGAGCAAGAGTTGTAGCCCTTGAAAAACCAAGTGATCAAGAGCGTACTCAGTGGTATTTTCAAAGATATGTAAAACATCTGCCTAGTGCGGGTGAGATTGTACTATTTGACAGAAGTTGGTATAACAGATCAATGGTTGAGCCTGTTATGGGTTTCTGTACAGAGAGAGAGCATCATAAATTTTTAAAAGACGCACCGAAATTTGAGCAAATGATTGTAGATGAAGATATACAGATATTTAAATTTTATTTCTCAGTATCTAAAGATGAGCAAGAAAAAAGATTTAAAGCAAGAGAGACAGATCCTCTAAAGCAGTATAAGCTATCACCTGTAGATAAAGAATCACAAAAACTTTGGAATGAATACTCTCTCGCAAAATACATGATGCTTAGCGCAACTCATGTAGAATCTGCTCCATGGACAATTGTTAAGAGTGATGATAAGAAAAAAGCTAGAATCAACTGCATAAAACATATACTAAATTTTGTTGATTATCCAGATAAAATATCTAACAAAAATATAAAAGTAGACGGCGATATCATAGTATACGGAAGAGATGAGGCCATATCTATGGAGAAAATGTTTAAGTTCTCGGAAAAAAAATAG
- the pstS gene encoding phosphate ABC transporter substrate-binding protein PstS: MLKKILGVALVAAVSVSSSIASDKINGAGASFPAPLYYDWAFNYKKETKNLVNYQSIGSGGGIKQITKRIVDFGASDKPLDSKKLGAAKLLQFPAVIGSIVVAFNVDGIADETLKLSNDVVADIFAGKITSWNDPKIAANNSGLKLPNQKIIVVHRSDGSGTTYNFTYYLSGSSQNWKNSFGTGKAVDWAVGIGGKGNEGVANLVKQTPYSIGYIENAYKEKNNLSAAILKTANGKWVKATEDNFKAAAKYASWTKEDNFYAMLALQPGDTSYPIVAATFILLPTETPAMNKKVTEFYDYAFKNGDASAKKLGYIPLPEATKKMIREYWAANIK, translated from the coding sequence ATGTTAAAGAAAATACTTGGAGTTGCATTAGTTGCAGCTGTTTCTGTTAGTTCATCTATCGCAAGCGATAAGATAAATGGTGCTGGCGCATCTTTCCCTGCTCCTCTATATTATGATTGGGCTTTTAATTATAAAAAAGAGACTAAAAATCTTGTTAACTATCAATCAATAGGTTCTGGCGGTGGAATCAAACAGATTACTAAACGTATTGTAGATTTTGGTGCATCTGATAAGCCTCTTGATTCTAAAAAACTTGGTGCAGCAAAACTTTTACAGTTCCCAGCAGTTATTGGTTCAATCGTTGTAGCATTTAACGTAGATGGAATCGCTGATGAAACTTTAAAACTTTCTAATGATGTAGTTGCAGATATCTTTGCAGGTAAAATCACTTCTTGGAATGATCCGAAAATAGCTGCTAACAATAGCGGTCTAAAACTTCCAAATCAAAAAATCATCGTTGTTCACCGTTCAGATGGAAGTGGTACTACTTATAACTTTACTTATTACCTAAGTGGAAGTTCACAGAACTGGAAAAATAGTTTTGGTACTGGTAAAGCTGTTGACTGGGCTGTTGGAATCGGTGGGAAAGGTAACGAGGGTGTTGCCAACTTAGTTAAGCAGACTCCTTATTCAATCGGTTACATTGAAAACGCTTATAAAGAGAAAAATAACTTAAGTGCAGCTATACTCAAAACTGCAAATGGTAAATGGGTAAAAGCTACTGAAGATAACTTCAAAGCTGCTGCTAAATATGCAAGCTGGACTAAAGAAGATAACTTCTATGCAATGTTAGCTCTACAGCCTGGTGATACTTCTTACCCGATTGTTGCTGCTACATTTATTTTACTTCCAACTGAGACTCCTGCTATGAATAAAAAAGTAACAGAGTTTTATGATTATGCTTTCAAAAATGGTGACGCTTCAGCTAAAAAGCTAGGTTATATTCCACTTCCAGAAGCAACTAAAAAAATGATTAGAGAATATTGGGCGGCTAATATCAAATAA
- a CDS encoding DnaJ domain-containing protein, with the protein MRYKDFEKALETLNIMTRITHADLKNQYQRLSKQYHPDMPDGSNEKFREINEAYKIIQTYMKNYRFSLDEEEFHRQNPFSNRPDDWFKSFNC; encoded by the coding sequence ATGAGATACAAAGATTTTGAAAAAGCTCTTGAGACTTTAAATATAATGACACGAATAACTCATGCTGACCTTAAAAACCAATATCAGAGATTATCAAAACAGTATCATCCAGATATGCCTGATGGTAGTAATGAAAAATTCAGAGAGATTAATGAAGCATATAAAATCATACAAACATATATGAAAAATTATAGATTTTCTTTAGATGAAGAGGAATTCCATAGACAAAATCCGTTTTCAAACAGACCGGATGATTGGTTTAAAAGTTTTAACTGTTAG
- a CDS encoding rhodanese-like domain-containing protein, with product MRSKIINLILIVSILSATSLMARFKETEALLSEAKREVGEMTPQELKKMIDSEEEVIVLDVREIEQRAEGKIYADDSYAITRCNLEFQTMKIIENKDAIIVSYCRGGIRSAFAAQTLRKLGYKNATSLKGGLKAWAKAGYVIETGLGVTKLVKDKE from the coding sequence ATGAGAAGCAAAATAATAAATTTAATCTTGATAGTATCAATTCTATCAGCTACATCATTGATGGCTAGGTTTAAAGAGACAGAAGCATTACTCTCAGAAGCTAAAAGAGAGGTTGGTGAGATGACACCTCAAGAATTAAAGAAAATGATCGATAGTGAAGAAGAAGTAATAGTCCTTGATGTAAGAGAGATTGAACAAAGAGCAGAAGGTAAAATTTATGCGGATGACAGCTATGCTATAACTCGTTGTAATTTAGAGTTTCAGACGATGAAAATAATTGAAAATAAAGATGCTATTATCGTTAGCTACTGTCGAGGCGGGATTCGTAGTGCATTCGCAGCACAAACATTAAGAAAACTTGGATATAAAAATGCTACAAGTCTAAAGGGTGGTCTCAAAGCTTGGGCAAAAGCCGGTTATGTGATTGAGACAGGGCTTGGAGTAACAAAATTAGTAAAGGATAAGGAATGA
- a CDS encoding DsrE/DsrF/TusD sulfur relay family protein, translating to MTTIILNHQPYDGTDITWNALRLAKTLFKSGEKVNLFLMNDAVDLARDKTTKPDSYDYDLVEMLKKMYANGVSLQVCGTCNARCGIFKNEPYFDEKVTSTMQVLADWVIESDKVISF from the coding sequence ATGACTACTATTATTTTAAATCATCAGCCCTATGACGGTACTGATATAACATGGAATGCACTAAGACTGGCTAAGACACTTTTTAAAAGTGGAGAAAAAGTCAATTTATTTTTAATGAATGACGCTGTTGATTTAGCTCGTGATAAAACAACTAAACCAGATAGTTACGATTATGACTTGGTTGAGATGCTAAAGAAGATGTATGCCAATGGAGTGTCCCTTCAAGTATGCGGTACATGTAACGCTCGTTGCGGCATATTTAAAAATGAGCCATATTTTGATGAAAAAGTAACTTCAACTATGCAAGTGCTTGCTGACTGGGTTATAGAGAGTGATAAAGTTATAAGTTTTTAA
- a CDS encoding ArsR/SmtB family transcription factor: protein MLDMNDKIKIFKALGNETRFMIFKNIFTGGYACSIDDSKPKDDIIAQATCVTSIAEHFDFALPTISRHLKELKDAKIITMTKNKNKIYIEPNIETMKEIAGCFNILVEDYEKGVVYQFDNTK from the coding sequence ATGCTAGATATGAATGATAAGATTAAGATTTTCAAAGCCCTTGGTAATGAGACAAGGTTTATGATTTTTAAAAATATTTTCACTGGCGGATATGCTTGTTCAATTGATGACTCTAAACCAAAAGATGATATTATCGCTCAAGCCACTTGTGTTACTAGCATCGCAGAACATTTTGATTTTGCACTTCCTACAATCTCTCGTCATTTAAAAGAGTTAAAAGATGCAAAAATAATTACTATGACAAAAAATAAAAATAAGATTTATATAGAACCAAATATAGAGACTATGAAAGAGATTGCAGGATGCTTCAATATTTTAGTAGAAGATTATGAAAAAGGTGTTGTCTATCAGTTTGACAACACCAAATAA